The Oligoflexus sp. genome has a window encoding:
- a CDS encoding TorF family putative porin, giving the protein MIHARIAIAMFASTALPAMAVDMEKIAPGREINTTAGLDIASAYIFRGMTVNKNPVLQPTLKLQSGGLTIGAWGNQALDAEETEVEQEVDAFASFDIPLEAVTLSLGYTEYIYPDSELDNDQEIMAKISLPTLLNPSLAAYHGVGGGILDSNYYELGLKQEVFAQSGVSGTLGGTLAYLDRKEGEDGLSHLTLSAAAAYKILAASVNYVVETDEDVNDLEEQEQLFVTTGASYTF; this is encoded by the coding sequence ATGATTCATGCCCGGATCGCCATTGCCATGTTCGCTTCCACGGCTCTTCCCGCTATGGCCGTGGATATGGAAAAGATCGCACCTGGAAGGGAAATCAACACCACGGCAGGCCTGGATATTGCGTCGGCCTATATTTTCCGTGGAATGACTGTGAACAAAAATCCAGTTCTGCAGCCGACCCTGAAGCTGCAGTCCGGGGGTCTGACCATCGGCGCCTGGGGCAATCAGGCTTTGGACGCCGAGGAGACGGAAGTCGAGCAGGAAGTCGATGCCTTCGCCAGCTTCGATATTCCGTTGGAAGCGGTGACGCTTTCCCTGGGTTATACCGAATACATCTATCCTGATTCCGAACTCGATAATGATCAGGAGATCATGGCCAAAATCAGCCTGCCTACCCTTTTGAATCCGTCCCTGGCGGCCTATCATGGTGTCGGTGGCGGCATCCTGGACAGCAATTATTACGAGCTGGGGCTGAAGCAGGAAGTCTTCGCCCAAAGCGGTGTCAGCGGGACGTTGGGAGGAACCCTGGCCTACCTCGACCGTAAAGAAGGCGAGGATGGCCTCAGCCATCTCACTCTTTCGGCGGCCGCCGCATACAAGATCCTTGCGGCCTCGGTCAATTACGTTGTCGAAACCGACGAGGACGTGAACGATCTGGAGGAACAGGAGCAACTCTTTGTGACCACGGGTGCCAGTTACACCTTCTAA